A genomic window from Pyxicephalus adspersus chromosome 2, UCB_Pads_2.0, whole genome shotgun sequence includes:
- the FAH gene encoding fumarylacetoacetase isoform X1, translating to MALGHDAWKEARQVLQKLLAASEPTLRDNKELRARAFVPQSKAKLHLPAHIGDYTDFYSSRDHATNVGIMFRGKENALMPNWLHLPVGYHGRASSVVISGTPIRRPKGQIRPSDDKPPIFEASKLLDIELEMAFFVGLGNNLGEPIPIQRADKHIFGMVLMNDWSARDIQKWEYVPLGPFLAKNFATTISPWVVPMEALMPFVLPNPIQDPVPLPYLQDKSDYTFNINLSVCLQGDGMKDPATICRSNFKYMYWTMKQQLAHHTVTGCNVRPGDLLASGTISGPDPSSFGSMLELSWRGSKPIDLGNGQTRTFLKDGDTVTLSGYCQGDGYRVGFGTCSGTILPAL from the exons ATGGCCCTGGGGCACGACGCATGGAAGGAAGCCCGTCAGGTTCTTCAAAAGCTGCTGGCAGCATCCGAACCCACACTGAGGGACAACAAGGAGCTGCGTGCCAG AGCTTTCGTGCCACAATCCAAGGCTAAACTTCATCTTCCAGCACATATCG GTGATTATACAGACTTCTATTCCTCAAGGGATCATGCTACAAATGTGGGGATTATGTTCAGAGGGAAAGAAAATGCTCTGATGCCAAACTG GTTACACCTTCCCGTTGGCTATCATGGACGGGCTTCATCTGTTGTCATATCTGGAACTCCGATTCGCAGACCAAAAGGACAAATTAGGCCAAGTGATG ACAAACCACCCATATTCGAGGCCAGCAAACTCCTAGATATCGAGTTAGAAATG GCTTTCTTTGTAGGTCTTGGAAACAACTTAGGGGAACCAATACCTATTCAGAGAGCTGATAAGCATATCTTTGGCATGGTACTGATGAACGATTGGAGTG ctaGAGACATACAAAAGTGGGAATATGTTCCACTTGGACCATTTTTGGCCAAGAACTTTGCCACCACAATATCTCCATGGGTGGTGCCAATGGAGGCCCTGATGCCATTTGTACTTCCTAATCCAATCCAG GATCCCGTGCCTTTGCCATACCTCCAGGATAAGAGTGATTACACATTCAATATTAACTTGTCTGTCTGCCTTCAAG GAGATGGCATGAAGGATCCAGCCACCATATGCAGATCAAATTTCAAG TACATGTATTGGACTATGAAGCAGCAGCTGGCTCATCACACAGTAACTGGCTGTAATGTTCGTCCTGGTGACCTATTGGCATCAGGAACCATAAGTGGACCG GATCCTTCAAGCTTTGGCTCAATGCTGGAACTGTCATGGAGAGGATCTAAGCCAATTGATCTTGGAAATGGACAGACTCGGACATTCCTGAAGGATGGAGATACTGTTACTTTATCAG
- the FAH gene encoding fumarylacetoacetase isoform X2: MSFIPVQADCHFPIQNLPYGIFSTEDEPRHRIGVAIGDQILDLSVIRHLFIGPHLSAHQAVFXXPTLNRFMALGHDAWKEARQVLQKLLAASEPTLRDNKELRARAFVPQSKAKLHLPAHIGDYTDFYSSRDHATNVGIMFRGKENALMPNWLHLPVGYHGRASSVVISGTPIRRPKGQIRPSDDKPPIFEASKLLDIELEMAFFVGLGNNLGEPIPIQRADKHIFGMVLMNDWSARDIQKWEYVPLGPFLAKNFATTISPWVVPMEALMPFVLPNPIQDPVPLPYLQDKSDYTFNINLSVCLQGDGMKDPATICRSNFKYMYWTMKQQLAHHTVTGCNVRPGDLLASGTISGPDPSSFGSMLELSWRGSKPIDLGNGQTRTFLKDGDTVTLSGYCQGDGYRVGFGTCSGTILPAL, from the exons ATGTCTTTCATCCCTGTACAAGCAGATTGCCATTTTCCTATTCAGAATTTGCCATACGGCATATTTTCTACAGAGGATGAG CCGCGGCATCGGATAGGAGTTGCTATCGGGGACCAAATCCTGGATCTCAGTGTCATCAGACATCTCTTTATTGGGCCCCACTTGTCAGCACACCAGGCTGTATTTNNNN AGCCAACCCTAAATCGTTTTATGGCCCTGGGGCACGACGCATGGAAGGAAGCCCGTCAGGTTCTTCAAAAGCTGCTGGCAGCATCCGAACCCACACTGAGGGACAACAAGGAGCTGCGTGCCAG AGCTTTCGTGCCACAATCCAAGGCTAAACTTCATCTTCCAGCACATATCG GTGATTATACAGACTTCTATTCCTCAAGGGATCATGCTACAAATGTGGGGATTATGTTCAGAGGGAAAGAAAATGCTCTGATGCCAAACTG GTTACACCTTCCCGTTGGCTATCATGGACGGGCTTCATCTGTTGTCATATCTGGAACTCCGATTCGCAGACCAAAAGGACAAATTAGGCCAAGTGATG ACAAACCACCCATATTCGAGGCCAGCAAACTCCTAGATATCGAGTTAGAAATG GCTTTCTTTGTAGGTCTTGGAAACAACTTAGGGGAACCAATACCTATTCAGAGAGCTGATAAGCATATCTTTGGCATGGTACTGATGAACGATTGGAGTG ctaGAGACATACAAAAGTGGGAATATGTTCCACTTGGACCATTTTTGGCCAAGAACTTTGCCACCACAATATCTCCATGGGTGGTGCCAATGGAGGCCCTGATGCCATTTGTACTTCCTAATCCAATCCAG GATCCCGTGCCTTTGCCATACCTCCAGGATAAGAGTGATTACACATTCAATATTAACTTGTCTGTCTGCCTTCAAG GAGATGGCATGAAGGATCCAGCCACCATATGCAGATCAAATTTCAAG TACATGTATTGGACTATGAAGCAGCAGCTGGCTCATCACACAGTAACTGGCTGTAATGTTCGTCCTGGTGACCTATTGGCATCAGGAACCATAAGTGGACCG GATCCTTCAAGCTTTGGCTCAATGCTGGAACTGTCATGGAGAGGATCTAAGCCAATTGATCTTGGAAATGGACAGACTCGGACATTCCTGAAGGATGGAGATACTGTTACTTTATCAG